Proteins encoded by one window of Pseudomonas sp. LS44:
- a CDS encoding fumarylacetoacetate hydrolase family protein, whose amino-acid sequence MDAHLIEALGDELFRALSERHSLAPLTSRYPAISLDDAYRISLRFLQRREALGERVIGKKIGVTSRAVQEMLDVHQPDFGFLTDRMQVLDGSDVSFAAYNLVQPRAEGEIAFILGEDLHGPGITADDVLAASEWVLPCFEIVDSRIEDWQIRIQDTVADNASCGVFALGQQRVNPREVDLAKVELQMWKNGQPAGSGLGSAVQGHPCAAVAWLANTLGEFGIPFRKGEIILSGALAPLVPVVPGDEISLTLSGLGDSRLRFVS is encoded by the coding sequence ATGGATGCACACCTGATTGAAGCCCTCGGCGATGAACTGTTCCGCGCCCTGAGCGAACGCCACAGCCTGGCCCCGCTGACCAGCCGTTATCCGGCCATCAGCCTGGACGACGCCTACCGCATCTCCCTGCGCTTCCTGCAACGCCGCGAAGCCCTGGGCGAGCGCGTGATCGGCAAGAAGATCGGCGTCACCAGCCGCGCGGTGCAGGAGATGCTCGACGTGCATCAGCCGGACTTCGGTTTCCTCACCGACCGCATGCAGGTCTTGGACGGCAGTGACGTCAGCTTTGCCGCCTACAACCTGGTGCAGCCCCGCGCCGAAGGCGAGATCGCCTTCATTCTCGGCGAAGACCTGCACGGCCCGGGCATCACCGCCGACGACGTGCTGGCCGCCAGCGAATGGGTGCTGCCGTGCTTCGAGATCGTCGACTCGCGCATCGAGGACTGGCAGATCCGCATCCAGGACACCGTCGCCGATAACGCCTCCTGTGGCGTCTTCGCCCTCGGTCAGCAGCGGGTCAACCCGCGTGAGGTGGACCTGGCCAAAGTCGAGTTGCAGATGTGGAAGAACGGCCAACCGGCCGGCAGCGGCCTGGGCTCGGCGGTGCAGGGCCATCCCTGCGCCGCGGTGGCCTGGCTGGCCAATACCCTCGGCGAGTTCGGCATCCCGTTCCGCAAGGGCGAAATCATTCTGTCCGGCGCCCTGGCGCCCCTGGTGCCGGTCGTCCCCGGCGACGAAATCAGCCTGACCCTGAGCGGCCTGGGCGACTCCCGTCTGCGCTTCGTTTCTTGA
- a CDS encoding flavin reductase, translating to MAVQTSFDPQAFRTALGTFTTGVTIITTQAEDGSPVGITANSFNSVSLNPPMVLWSLAKNARSLPVFSNGRHWNVHVLSTEQETLSGRFAKQGEDKFAEVELDTGISEAPLLQDCTARFQCRTAFQYEGGDHVIFVGEVLAFDHSDRAPLAFQSGQYALATRKPRSELRLATTPPPPECSYTEDLLGYLLGRAHYQMLHALRRLLTNQQLDDHAFFILSVLCIRDNLTLEELNSFVEYTGQVVSLASMRFLEGQKLVAREVNGEQVRYVLTANGREASLQEMALAKAVEEDIAAKLGAGDAQALKVLLKRLIDASDPGLPDLWAPR from the coding sequence ATGGCAGTGCAAACCAGTTTCGATCCCCAAGCATTCCGTACCGCACTCGGCACCTTCACCACGGGCGTGACCATCATCACCACCCAGGCCGAAGACGGCTCCCCTGTCGGCATCACCGCCAACAGCTTCAACTCGGTGTCGCTCAACCCGCCGATGGTGCTCTGGAGCCTGGCCAAGAACGCCCGCAGCCTACCCGTGTTCAGCAATGGCCGGCACTGGAACGTGCACGTCTTGTCGACCGAACAGGAAACCCTGTCCGGGCGCTTCGCCAAGCAGGGCGAGGACAAGTTCGCCGAAGTCGAACTCGACACGGGGATCAGCGAGGCGCCTTTATTGCAGGACTGTACGGCACGCTTCCAGTGCCGCACGGCCTTCCAGTACGAGGGCGGCGACCATGTGATCTTCGTCGGCGAAGTGCTCGCGTTCGATCATAGCGATCGCGCGCCGCTGGCCTTCCAGAGCGGCCAATACGCCCTGGCCACGCGCAAGCCGAGAAGCGAACTGCGTCTGGCCACCACTCCGCCACCGCCCGAGTGCAGCTACACCGAGGACTTGCTCGGTTATCTGCTCGGTCGCGCGCACTACCAGATGCTCCATGCCCTGCGCCGCCTGCTGACCAACCAGCAGCTGGACGATCACGCCTTCTTCATCCTCTCGGTGCTGTGCATCCGCGACAACCTGACCCTCGAGGAGCTCAACAGCTTCGTCGAGTACACCGGTCAGGTCGTCAGCCTGGCGAGCATGCGCTTCCTCGAAGGGCAAAAGCTGGTGGCCCGCGAGGTCAACGGCGAGCAGGTGCGCTATGTGCTGACCGCCAATGGCCGTGAGGCTTCGTTGCAGGAGATGGCCCTGGCCAAAGCGGTGGAAGAAGACATCGCCGCCAAGCTCGGTGCCGGCGACGCCCAGGCGCTCAAGGTCTTGCTCAAACGCCTGATCGACGCCTCCGACCCAGGTCTGCCGGACCTCTGGGCGCCGCGCTAA
- a CDS encoding acetaldehyde dehydrogenase (acetylating): MSKKIKCALIGPGNIGTDLLYKLKRSEVLEPVWMVGIDATSEGLARARELGLKTTSDGVDGLLPHVLEDGIQIAFDATSAYVHAENSRKLNELGVLMIDLTPAAIGPYCVPPVNLKQNLSLGAMNVNMVTCGGQATIPLVAAVSSVQPVAYAEIIATAASKSVGPGTRKNIDEFTRTTSAAVEKVGGAKKGKAIIIINPAEPPLIMRDTVHCLTESEPDQAAISAAILAMIEQVQKYVPGYKLVNGPVFDGNRVSIFMEVEGLGDYLPKYAGNLDIMTAAAARTAEMFAEEILKGDLTLSASAPQPAIA; this comes from the coding sequence ATGAGCAAAAAGATCAAATGCGCCCTGATCGGGCCCGGCAATATCGGCACCGATCTGCTCTACAAACTCAAGCGCAGCGAGGTGCTGGAGCCGGTCTGGATGGTGGGCATCGACGCCACTTCCGAAGGCCTGGCCCGCGCCCGTGAACTGGGCCTGAAGACCACCAGCGACGGCGTCGACGGCCTGCTGCCACACGTGCTCGAAGACGGTATCCAGATCGCCTTCGACGCCACCTCGGCCTATGTCCACGCCGAGAACAGCCGCAAGCTCAATGAGCTGGGCGTGCTGATGATCGACCTCACCCCGGCCGCCATCGGCCCGTACTGCGTACCGCCGGTCAACCTCAAGCAGAACCTCAGCCTCGGCGCGATGAACGTCAACATGGTCACCTGCGGTGGCCAAGCCACCATTCCACTGGTGGCGGCCGTCTCCAGTGTGCAGCCGGTGGCCTATGCCGAGATCATCGCCACCGCCGCCTCCAAGTCGGTCGGCCCGGGCACACGCAAGAACATCGACGAGTTCACCCGCACCACCTCGGCGGCAGTCGAGAAAGTCGGCGGGGCGAAAAAAGGCAAGGCGATCATCATCATCAACCCGGCCGAGCCGCCGTTGATCATGCGTGACACCGTGCATTGCCTGACCGAGTCCGAGCCGGACCAGGCCGCCATCAGCGCCGCCATCCTGGCGATGATCGAGCAGGTGCAGAAGTACGTGCCCGGCTACAAGCTGGTCAACGGCCCGGTGTTCGACGGCAACCGCGTGTCAATCTTCATGGAGGTCGAAGGCCTCGGTGACTACCTGCCGAAATACGCCGGCAACCTCGACATCATGACCGCCGCCGCCGCGCGCACCGCCGAGATGTTCGCCGAGGAAATCCTCAAGGGCGACCTGACGCTCAGCGCCAGCGCCCCCCAACCCGCCATCGCCTAA
- a CDS encoding glucose 1-dehydrogenase — protein MSILQRFNLTGSVAIVTGSGRGIGRAIALAYADAGADVVCTARSLADVEAVAEEVRSRGRRALALSCDVTDSAQRQALVSNAREQLGRITHLVNNAGGGGPNDPLKMSPEEFERVMSFNVSSAYALSQLCVPLMREAGSGNIINITSVAARYAQRHFTSYGTAKAALTHLTRLLAQEFAPHIRVNAVSPGPILTDALASVMPDAMRVTMETNTPLKRLGEPDDIAAAALYLASPASGWVTGKILEVDGGADFSVWPS, from the coding sequence ATGAGCATTCTGCAACGCTTCAACCTGACCGGTAGCGTGGCCATCGTCACCGGCAGCGGCCGTGGCATTGGCCGCGCCATTGCCCTCGCCTATGCCGATGCCGGCGCCGATGTGGTCTGTACCGCCCGCTCCCTGGCGGATGTCGAAGCGGTCGCCGAAGAAGTCCGCAGCCGTGGCCGGCGCGCCTTGGCCCTGAGCTGCGACGTGACCGACAGCGCACAACGCCAGGCCCTGGTCAGCAACGCCCGCGAACAACTCGGCCGAATCACCCACCTGGTCAACAACGCCGGCGGCGGTGGCCCGAACGACCCGCTGAAGATGAGCCCGGAAGAATTCGAGCGGGTCATGAGCTTCAACGTCTCCTCGGCTTACGCCCTGAGCCAGCTGTGCGTGCCGCTGATGCGTGAGGCCGGCAGCGGCAACATCATCAACATCACCTCGGTGGCCGCGCGCTACGCCCAGCGCCACTTCACCTCCTACGGCACGGCCAAGGCGGCGCTGACCCACCTGACGCGCCTGCTGGCCCAGGAATTCGCCCCGCACATCCGCGTCAACGCGGTGTCGCCCGGACCGATCCTGACCGACGCCCTGGCCTCTGTGATGCCCGATGCCATGCGCGTCACCATGGAAACCAACACCCCGCTCAAGCGCCTCGGCGAGCCGGATGACATCGCCGCCGCCGCGCTGTACCTGGCCTCACCCGCCTCGGGCTGGGTCACCGGCAAGATCCTCGAGGTCGATGGCGGCGCCGACTTCAGCGTCTGGCCCAGCTAA